DNA sequence from the Halobacterium sp. DL1 genome:
GCCGAAGTAGACGAGCCGACGCGCCGTCTCGTCGTCGACGAGTCGGGGGAGCCGCTGGGTCGCGCCCCATCCCGGGATGATGCCGAGGTCGATCTCGGTCTGCCCGAGGACCGCGCGCTCGGAGGCCACCCGCAGGTCGCAGGCGAGCGCGAGCTCCATCCCGCCGCCGAACGCGTAGCCGTTGATGCAGGCGATGGCGGGCGCCGGGAACGACTCGATGGCGTTGGCTACTGAGTGCCCGAGGTCGGCGTACTCCTCGGCCTGCTTGACGTCCATCTCGGACATATGGGAGATGTCCGCACCCGCGACGAACGCCTGGTCGCCGGCCCCAGTGAGAACGAGCGCCCGGGCGTCCGCTTCCTCGGCCTCCTCGATGGCGTCCTCGAGTGCGTTCAGTGTCTCCACGTTCAGCGCGTTCAGGCTGTCCGGCCGGTCGACGGTGACGGTCGCCACGTCGTCCTCGACGTCGAGTTGAACGGTGTCTGCCATGGTCACAGCGACGCGGAGAACCGACATAATCTCCGGGGATACACCGCGACTGTTGTTCGGACGGTGGACTGCGATTCTCGGTCAGCAGGTGGACTAGCCGACACCCTGGCGGATTGAAAGGGCGAGGCGCTGTCGGCGACGTCCGACGAAGGTAAGCCGAGCGAAGCGAGGCGAACGTCGGGAGAGCAAGCTCTCCCGGGAGAAGCACTGCAACGACCGAGCACCGCGAGAGAGTGAAGCGCGCAGCGAGGCGCACGAGCCGACAGCGACGAGGGCTTTCAGGTAGGGTCGTCACCCACACGACGGTCTCACATCTCCCAACCGTCTGCCCGGGTCTTCGCAAGCCCGAAATACCGCGCCAGTGAACTGGCGCCCATGAGTCTCTCCGAGGAGGACCGCGAGCGGCTTGCGGACATCGTGGAACTCCAGCCGACGAAGAACGGGGATCTGCAGGACCGCTGGGGGATGGACAGCGGGAGCGACGTCCACCAGTACCTCGAAAACGAACTGCGGGACTACTACTACCGCGACGAGAACAGTCTCATCCGCGCCACCGCGGAGGCGACCACGCTGGTCGGCGAGGAACCGGAGGGCGGCGAGGCGCCCGCGGTCCACATGTCCGAGAACGAGCGCCGCGTGTTCGCGGTCATCGCGGGGCCCGACGAGCGCGCCGAGAGCGTCGTCTCGGTGCTCCACTCGGTCCGCGAGGAGTTCGACTCACCGGAGACGGAGGCCGCGGACGTCCGCCGGGCGCTCCAGACGCTCAAGCGCAAGGGTATCGTCGAAGTCGAACACCGGACGGTCCCGACGTACAAACTCGCCGTCCCCCGCGACGAAGTCAACGTCGCGGACGACTGAGTCCGAAACCGAGTCGCAGCCCCCTTCTCAGCGCTGTCGTTGCCTGCGTTCTTCGAGCACGTCCCGGATTCCCGACCCGGGACCTCCCTTCAGCGGCCACCTCTTCTGTCGCCACGCTGGCGGCTCGGGCTCGTACTCCGGACACGAGCCGGAGCACTCCGCGGCGGTCTGCTCGCGCCCCTTCGCGCCGCAGTACGGGACGTAGCCGTGGTCGGCCCGATTCACGGCGAAGTGCCGGCAGTCTGGCCGCATCGTGTCGAGGTACGACCGCCAGCCGCGCTCGTAGGCCCGTTCGGCGATTTCGAGTCGCTTCTCGGACTTCCACTCGGCGTCCACGTACTCGAAGGTCGCCGCGGACTGGTCGAACTCGCCGCCGCTCGGGCGCTCGGTGATACGGGTGCCGGCGCCGTCCGTGTCCAGCGAGCGCGGGTGCCACTCGACGGACGCCTCGCCGCCGCTGAACGCGAGGATGCCGGCCTCTACGGGCATCTCCTGGAGGAGCGCGCGCTCGACGCGCTCGCCGTCGCTCTGGGTCGCCAGCCACACCTCGTCGGCGAGTGACAGCGCGACGTCCCGCTCTAGCTGGTCGGCGAGCGCGTCCGCCGCCGAGGCGTCGAGGTCCGGCTTGTTCTCCACGGCGACGATTCGCTCCACCCACTCCGGATACGGCCACTTCCGGCGGAGCTCTATCTTGTTCCCGTTCTTCCGCGTCTCGACGACACCGCGGTCGCCCGCACGGTGGACAGCCTCCCGGACGTACCGCCACGGGTAGCCCGGGTAGGGGAGCGCGTCCCGGTAGAACTGCCAGTCGGCTGGTGCGTTCCGCACGACGTGGAGGAGGTCGGAGTCCAGGCGCTTCGTTCCGAAGTTCGCGCGCGCCGCCAGCGCCTCGGGGTCCACCTCGACGACGACGGTGTCCCAGCGCCGGTCGCGGGTGCCCAGCTGGCGGGCGACGAGAGACGGACGCCCGGGCTCGTCGGGGTGCCAGTGCCGTTCCGCCCACGCGCAGACGCGGAGCTCGAACGCGAACTCGGAGTCGGCCACGGGGGAACGAGCGCGGGCGAGCAACCTACCTCTTTCGCCACGACTGGGGCCCGCCCGACGGAGCAGTCGCTGGGCACACGCGCCAGTCCGGAGTGGGAGCCTCCGGTCAGGCCTCGACGGCGTCGTCGAGGAAGTCGTGTGCGTCCCGGAGGATGTCCCGGGGGCCGTCCTGCGTGATGGTGTTGATGGCCTGGTCGTAGTCGCGCCACTGCATGTCCGAGTGTTCGCTCGACAGCTCCGCGTTCGCCTCGAAGGACTTCGCGATGAACAGGTGGACTGTCTTGTGGATGCGTTTGCCGTTGGCCTCGAACACGTAGTCGTAGTCGTCTCGGAACCCGTCGACGAGGCGGAAATCCTCGATGCCGGCCTCCTCCTGTACCTCTCGTATCGCCGTCTGCTGGAGCTCTTCGTCCCCCTCCACGCCGCCCTTCGGGAACTCCCAGTCCCCGGGCCGGCTCTTCAGGAGGAGGTATTCGCGCCGGTCCCGCGTGTCGCGGAACAGGATCGCTCCGGCGCTGGTCGCTTCGACCGTCATTGAGGGGATATATACAGGCGGCAGTTAAGAGAATGTCGGACCGTCCGGCGTAGCGACAGTCCGAACGGCCAAACGGACGCTTTTTCACGGTGGACCGCTTCACTCTGCACCAGCACCCAGTCATGACTTTCGTCACTAAACTCTCCCTGAAGAGCGGGGACCGCGCGGCCCTCGACGGCGTCGTCTCCGACATCAAGGAGACCTGCCGCCGGAAGGGCGCCCAGATGAAGGGCCCCCACTCGGACGCGCCGAGCAAACTCTCCGTACCGCTGTACGTCAGACTCGACGGCGACGACGGGGCGTCTGCTGGCACCTGGACCTACACCGTCTACCGCCGCCGCATCGAACTGTACGGCCACGACGACCTCGCTCGCTCCATCATGGAGCGGGAGTTCCCGGACAGCGTCCACGTCGAAGCGGAACTCGAACAGCAGAAACCCCTCGGCTCGGCGTAATCTCGCAGTCGACCTGTCTCGACTCTCCTCTCCGATAAAACAGACCGACGAGCGGCCGGTGCGCCTAGAACGCGCTCTCGCCGACCGTCTCGATGAACTCCGCCTCGCCGACGTGGTCGTCGTCGTCGAACTCGGTGACGCGGAGCAACACGCGCTTGTCGACCAGATTCACCGACTCGTCCGGCAGGTGGAGTACCGTGTCGCCGATGCGAGCGATGGGCGTCCCGTCCCGGTCGCCGGTGACGAACACCGACAGTTCGTCGCCGACGTCGAAGCTCGGATGGTTCGTCCGGAACGACAGCCCCTCCGTGAACGCGTCGAAGCGACTCATAGGCGATCGACCTCCTCGGACTTGCGGTCGCTAGTGTACTCCAGCCCGAACCCGGTGAGCGCGGCGAGCAGGAACACCGCCACGAGCACCCAGCCGTGGAACACGTACGGCACGACGTCCGCCGGGTTCACGACCATCGCCTGGGTGAACCACTCGTACTCGTCGGGGAGCCCTTGTAGCTGGGTGTAGCCGACGAGCACGCCGCCCGACCAGGGGAAGATGTAGCCGAGCGCGGACGTGTTCGCGTCGAGGAT
Encoded proteins:
- a CDS encoding enoyl-CoA hydratase; the protein is MADTVQLDVEDDVATVTVDRPDSLNALNVETLNALEDAIEEAEEADARALVLTGAGDQAFVAGADISHMSEMDVKQAEEYADLGHSVANAIESFPAPAIACINGYAFGGGMELALACDLRVASERAVLGQTEIDLGIIPGWGATQRLPRLVDDETARRLVYFGDRLDATDAHEEGLVGEVVAHDELREHVADLAEELAAQPATALQAAKEAINQSHETTLEAGLDFERRTWAGLFGSHDQREGMAAFLEDRDPNFE
- a CDS encoding biotin transporter BioY; translation: MTVEATSAGAILFRDTRDRREYLLLKSRPGDWEFPKGGVEGDEELQQTAIREVQEEAGIEDFRLVDGFRDDYDYVFEANGKRIHKTVHLFIAKSFEANAELSSEHSDMQWRDYDQAINTITQDGPRDILRDAHDFLDDAVEA
- a CDS encoding 30S ribosomal protein S10; protein product: MTFVTKLSLKSGDRAALDGVVSDIKETCRRKGAQMKGPHSDAPSKLSVPLYVRLDGDDGASAGTWTYTVYRRRIELYGHDDLARSIMEREFPDSVHVEAELEQQKPLGSA